One segment of Novipirellula artificiosorum DNA contains the following:
- a CDS encoding STAS domain-containing protein — translation MSAVTSQTNNEILVVGFTDSKILDSQRIEQVGRELQEMIPQAIHKKMLLVFRGVSFMSSAMITKLVMLNKGCKAQGVNLKFCEVSPNVMEVFKITKLNKLFDIQDNEEKAMASFDKKGWFG, via the coding sequence ATGTCGGCTGTCACGTCTCAAACGAACAATGAAATCCTTGTGGTCGGTTTTACAGACAGCAAGATCCTGGACTCACAACGAATCGAGCAAGTAGGACGCGAATTGCAAGAGATGATCCCGCAAGCGATTCATAAGAAGATGTTACTCGTCTTCCGTGGCGTCTCATTTATGTCGTCGGCCATGATCACCAAGCTGGTGATGTTGAACAAAGGATGCAAAGCTCAAGGGGTGAACCTCAAATTCTGCGAGGTTTCGCCAAATGTGATGGAAGTCTTTAAAATCACCAAGCTGAACAAGCTATTTGATATTCAGGACAATGAGGAAAAGGCCATGGCGAGCTTTGACAAGAAAGGCTGGTTTGGTTGA